The nucleotide sequence gtttttttatattgtatttaattacagagtaatttccacatattaatatatttttcaaattgggctctgtaccgccattctttattatattaagaatatgtgtgccaaatatctcgaaaaaatattcaaaattacagccgcaatcttggaacacattttcgctacctgttgatcgatactgtttcctcttaagatagttttaatagttatttatgatataagtattaaaagtacaattttaagacgcgcatgtgaaagttaacttgaaaaaataattttattaatgttttgacttccacatcagatgtcattgtcaaaatacaaaatattcattattattaggtttattctagcaaacagtcaaactagtcaaaaaccgtcagcaaacagttggtcagtaaaagaacataatacagtcaccagtgcgatcccctctactcgcgctggtccactattcgctgatggtttcaaactgtttgaaactgatgctagaacaaacctattattattatgcatatcattatctgtaaataatatttcttctgattgttaattgtaaaggatagaaaaattaccatttattttattttttttttagaatcagctgagagaagtggtctacaaaaaaccaggaaggaaacggaatatgtggctacgaaaggcaaaagaaaagtttacaaagcaaatgtgacacatttttttgaaatatttaggaatattagtaaattgcattaaaaaaatgtatgaaaagattttgttcaataaaaatgtttatatttatcaaggatgtattaattggtatggccacatatcgtcagtgatgtaataatacatcctatctgttttttttcatgagttttgtaagagaaactaaaaacttgtcttagggtcacctcctgttttcatatgatattttttgacttgttttgtagtaaattaaactatctatgaactacaaaacaagtcaaaacttacatatgaacataggaggtgaccttaaaacatgtttttccatctctcatacaaaactcatgaaaaaacagataggaggtattgtcacatcagcaaggatgtacagtgatgagtgccctaataaccggcaaaatatgggcaacatatttagttgtgagataaaaagaaatgaaactagtcgagctgggaaatttagcgaaattaacctttaaatttacgttatattgatcccacctttacacatatcggaggagtatgtcaactaaaattgtcactgtgacagtggtagtttccaaactcgtctgatacgtctgaaggtggtacacaatcaatacaatctaaatgtatacaatgtctttttatctcactacttaatacatcttttgtgctattttgccggttattagagcgctcatcactgtatttctggtatatccagggaatgtctacaaaatatattttgaatgtccagagaacattcgtggacattcatggaatgttccaataagacattcaggtaatgtttaaaatgctgacacaggattttcctgggatgttcagggaacatgttttcggggatattccaggaatttttcaatgtctgtgtaccttctatggacctatatggaatattttggtgttattaccgccgcactccacttgcgatttgtaatcaggaagattgaacacattgtttcaaatacaagtcaatccatttgtgactaaataatcatggattgacttctatttgaaagaatgtgttcaatcttcacaactacaaatcgcaagtggagtccggcgcttagggctacttcctctttggtattatgtattatactacataaatcaggaactttccttctaaatatatgtatgcatcttggccatcaaacatattcttcgaaacatttttttaaggggttacataggtcttgtgggtaaaaaaagtgactttttaaaaaacgatatctcgaaaactaaaatttatttttatttataattggaacatgtaaaagtatagtacttaaggtagtctcaaaaaaagtttcagccaaaaatattcatttttgtagagtttaagttttttttgcgttggcagcataactaagtccagtctcatctgaaatcaaaaagtttcttgtagtttatacctctggctagaatatgaacgaaggaattaaaaaaatgaaatttgaagattttacataagtttaaacacatttttgaccccaatttttctcatttttaaagtagttttttttttataaaacaaaaatgacctcaactaataaaaaatcctttgttcattcactagccagaggtataaactacaagaaactttgatttcagatgagactggacttgttatgctgctcaccacaaaaaagggctgttgtcgaaaaattgcagtcaactctacaaaaatgaatatttttggctgaaatttttttgagagtactatacttttacatgtttcaattataaataaaaataatttttagtttccaagatataatttttttaaaaagtcacattttttacctgcaagacaacaacttgttgatttcaaattgtaacagttgttttgcaaagtatgctgccctcttgtattttctgtgttatcttcatcatacaattacttcatctaaaaattttctgcgaaaaaaaataaaccaaaagtttaaccaccttcacaccacagaatcaagttacacaaattttcaaacacctcacctgacacagcgtctcaagtacgattgcgcgaattggtaaatataactccgcacgaccacgcaactcgaaacacaagtacgcaaacacggttgcgtgaagcgtggctcgcaatcgtgaaatttacgagacttgctcgacctgtagattcttgtagTAATGACGTCCATCGAGATTTACAATATACCAACTGTATGTACTTTTAATTTGTCGCGTCAGCGACAATGACAATCATTGTCACTTGTCACACATTTTGGTTGGATTATAAACGTCAATGTCAGTCACACTGTCAATTTTGATAAAGTGAaaaatttcattgtatttacctcaatttatttaaattataagCCGCTAAATGATATAGTAAAGATAGATATCAATTAAAATTATGTTTGATTAATGTCTACAAAAGATCCTTGCAAACCTTACGCTTGTAGAATTCAAGCCTGTTTGAAAGGTAAGCCATAACCCTCATTTTTTACTaacatttttattacataatatttttgtttagaaaATCGCTTTCAAGAAAAACCTTGCCAGACAGTCATTGAGGATATGCGAGATTGTTGCAGGAAGTGGAAAGATAAGAGCTTTGTATGTGGTGGTATTGACATATCAAAAAAACGAGAAACAGCTAATAATGAACAATAGTCGTATGAATAACCGACTCAGAGCCAAAGACCGTGGATTGATTTATAGATATCCCAGAACGTTTGTTATAACCACAACAACCCTTTCACTCTTAGTATTATTCTCGAAACCCATATACGATAGTTTCTTCAGCCCAGTGGAGTACGATTGGGAAGAAATCAAAAGAAACCACAAATCTAGATTTAGTAAAAATTAAGTATGGAATCTGTAAAACGAGCCAAAGAACGTTATCGACAGTATCCACTCCTATTAGCAAAGTGTAGAAAAGAAGCTACGAGTTATGCCACATGTGTTTTGAAAAGAGACAGTGTTGCTATGAATGATTGTAAAAAGGAGTTTGTAGATTTTAAAACTTGTTTGCAAAAAGCTGCGACCAGtttaaaaactagaatttaattAGCAGAATGGTGTCGTTGTGGAGTACGTTTGTAAATATTCATTATAAAAAACATTTGTTAATATCTATAATTCTTAGAATAGTACTAGTAGTTTACGGCATCCATCATGATCAGATCTCGAAATTAAAATATACAGATATTGACTATAAGGTTTTCACTGATGCCTCGAGGCATTATTTAGAAGGTAACTCACCCTATAATAGGCACACTTATCGTTACAGCCCGTTAGTAGCTATACTCTTAATTCCAAATGTCACACTCCATCATAGCTTCGGTAAAATTCTCTTTTGTAGTATTGATATTATCGTAGCACTTTTAATAAGATTAATtgttaaaaatactataaaagaGTATGAATGTTACAAACAAAAGGATTCAAAGAAGTCAAAGTTACAAGATATTAGCAAGCTAAAAAATGCAAAcggaaaaaacagaaaaaaactgCGGCAATCAAATAAACAGCATTTGAATGTCACCAAAGCTGAGttagaatctaaaaattatattgATCTAATGTCAGATACAGCTATGATGGTTTGGTTGTATAATCCGATGACTATCGCTATTGGAACAAGAGGAAACTGTGATACTTTAGCAGGATTCCTAGTCCTTTTAACACTATACTTTCTACAGTGTAAACGATATATTTTTCTCACAGGCATCATACATGGAATTTCCATCCATTTTAGGCTGTATCCAATCATATACAGCTTaacatactttatgtttttgagtAAGTATTCTTTTTATACTACTGAAGATCGTAGGAAAAACTTACAAAAACCATTAGCCATAGATGAAACCCCAAACTTGAAGAAACTTAAAAACATAGAGAATACTATTGTCCAAACATCCTCTATGGGTGGTCATAAGCTAGTACCACAAAACGTTAAGACTGAAAAAAGAACTATCTTTAAAAAAGAATACTTGGTGTACttagttccaaatttagatcagtTAAAACTGATTTCTGGTTGTCTCTTGTCATTATCATTTCTGACCTGGTATTTTTATAGTTTATTCGGCTATACTTTCCTATATGAGACATATTTGTACCATGTATTACGAAAAGATCCAAGACACAacttttctctttatttttaccTACAGTATCTCACAGCTTGGGTAAAAAACATTGGGTACTGGCAAAAGGCCTTGATGATACTACCTCAATTAGTACTCATATTAGTGTTCTCGGTTAGATATGGCTTGAATAGGTTTTCATTAAACTTTTCTATCCTTACGCAAACAATCGTTATGGTTATATACAATGGTGTGCTTACATCTCAGTACTTTGTATGGGTCATGGCAGTTTTACCTTTGTGTCTTTGGCAGATAAAGCTCTCTAAGCTCATGGGAGCAGTACTTCTTTTAATATGGTACATTGCACAAGGTGTTTGGTTGTTGCCTGCCTATTTATTAGAGTTCCAGGGCCAGAATACATTTTTGTATATTTGGATACAAAGTGTATCTTTCTTCTGTGCCAATATTGCAATATTAGGGAGACTGATCATGTATTTTATGCCTATTCATGATAAAGgtgaataataattataatagatAAATATATTAATGACCTAGGAGTGAAATCAGATAATTGGCAAATGTTTTTCTTATTGTTAATTATTTCTATCTATTTATTTGGAGCTATCAATGAAGTAAAATCACCCAACTCACATTTCTTGTAAAATTGCTTCTGGTAGTTGCGTGATTTCACTTCTGGGTCACTAATGGTACCTTTGTAGTAGATTTGTATTtaagaaattgaaataaaacaCTGATTATAAAAGGCGTGTCgttttattataataatcatttttacaaattaatattttatgaattttaacatataacttaaaaaacttgttttattattagtATCCTTACATATTTCTTGTACTGGGTGGGGCATTTAGGACATGCTAGAACataaaaaaacatacattcagaTAAAAGAAGAAAGATATAGGGTGGGTGGGGGTAAAGACCCAAATGGGGTAAAGCCATGCATTACCTTTTTGAATATACTGGGCAACATCCTAGAGCCAGTGTATCATAAAATCTTGTGGCGATAAGAAGTTGCTTAACTGAGAAAATGATTAGTTGATTTTTCATAAATGTAATCTAATACTTGTATTTATTATGGTAATATCAATACCTATTTATTAACAGGAGAGTCTCTTTTTACGAATCAATAAATTACCCAAATTATTAAATCCCAATTGATAGGTCCAAAATAATCATTACGAGGTAATAAAAGAATAGATTATCAGTCATTATTCTGACCATTTATCCTACTGTTGCACGAGTGCACCGATCAACTAGTTAAGTGATATTGGACCGATGCGATGTGTATGTATATATGCATATACAGTGCACTTGTGCAACAGTAGGAtattacatatcctactgttgctttgaggcgacgatgtATATACTGTTGTTggcttttcacacaaatttttttggttagtatgtacagtggaacctcgataagtcggcccccgataacccggaagtccggctaacccggaccgattttcatcagacaaacatttcaataataaaaatgtatgtattaggttaaaacattttatctgtagcctcttctggaatgtcttaaaaatatcgaatttcattgataaaatttCGCTTTGACcagaatataatatttgagagataatgggtatttgtgtaatttgaactatacgatagtaaaaatgactcatggcacacggctgcggcggcagagcgacgttcattatcTCGGGCtctcgcaaacaacaggcacctgttattcttttatttatttccaactgtcttttaaaaaattcttacaatggtcttttaaacaatgaaagagccactgttcttaaataacataacattgttcCGATTGGCACcaccgaaactgactgagtttttttacctagaaatgaacaatactctatatgTACTatctatactatactctatacaactataggtaagttagatgtgtactgtgcatatatatttcatgttattttaattataacggactttatctataagtataccgaattttattaatttttaccatgctctctggctaacccggattttcgataacccggatcggccgcggtcccgattaatccgagttatcgaggttccactgtattacttttgtttaatttttttgtattccATGATTTTTGGGCACTTTTATTAGTTTCCACcaaagaaaacattaaaatttgagtgtttctttactttttcctttgttattccattaaaaaattcacaaatgaacaaaaataaaaaaaaatacctttcTATCAAAGTTGCTCTCATTTTGGATGTAATATTAGATGGAGCAGCTTCATTCAGCCTAAAGACTGATTCAATGACCGTGAGTTCAGTGGAAGTAGTATCCATACCAGCAAAAGCACACCAGTCATTCACTACCAATCCAGCACCTACCACTTCACTACCTCTATTTACAGTTCCAgcctaaaacaaaaaatattcaaCATAATAATTGCAATAGAGATCCTACAGAAACAATTTAAAAACCTGTAAAAACTATTATTGAACACCTTTAGTGCTGCAGTTAAATACTTAATACACTAGTTCTTGCTTCACATGACCCCAGAGATACATTATGGTCTATACTGTCAATGCTTCACAAGGCATTTGTGTGAATGTAGTACAAATACCATTTTTATCACTACCGCACGATGCGACATTTTGACCAATTTTGCTATAGCCCAGGTGAAAAATTACACACATGCCCctaaaaatatcatcatcatcacgtagtgctacaaccctgggtgggtcttggctgactaCAACTTTTATCCAATTTGTTCATCAACCTCAGttatccggagtacctcaaggttcaaTTGTAGGGCCGCTATTGTTTGTGATATTCGTTAATGATATTGTTGATAACCTAGATGTTCATTCACTAATTTATGCggacgatttaaaattattttttgaaattaagTCACCCTCCGATTGCATTAGACTTAGAAAAATTgcattaagaaaatttaaataaaatcagtATATGGTGTGACACTAATTGTTTGCAGCTAAATGCGTCTAAATGTAATGTTATGTCTTTTTCTAGAAGCCCTTCTCCAACATACTATGATTATCATATACATAATACTTCCATTTGTCGCCCCTGCTCTGTTAAGGACCTGGGGGTCATATTTGACTGCAGACTATCATTTGTTCCACACATCACTAATATCATTGCAGGTGCGTTTAGTCATTTTACAAAATGCGAAAGAACTTACCGATATTGACACTtgcaaatttttatattcatctcTTGTTCTCCCCAAACTCGATTATGCATCGATAGTTTGGTCTCCAATTTATCAAAATCACACAACTGTTTTGGAATCAGTACAGAGGCAGTTTTTAAAAAGTATGCACTTTAAATCCACTGGCATTTATCCTGCTAGGGGATTTTCTGAAGAGCTACTTCTCGATAAATTTAAGATGCAAAGTCTTCAGCGTCATAGAATAACTCAATctttatgctttttatttaaaattattaacaatcaaGTAAATACTCCTGAGTTATTGCAACTTCTTAATCTCCACATACCACGTGTTGCTTCTCGTACTTCACAAACGTTTTATGTTAACAGAGCCAGATCAAATATTTTGGTGCAGTCACCTCTAGTACAAATGCAAGCTCACTACAATGCGAACTCTGATCTCTTTGACATCTTCAATTCTAATTTACGCATCATTAAGAATACTGCTAACAATATTAGGTTGCAACCAGTCACTTTTTAACATCTTgctgttatattatatatttattctgtatttttgtatttaattgttttacatactatgtattttctgtttttctttaattACTTTATAAGTTTTTGTTCGTCGTTGTTCGTATGTAAGTGTGTTTTTCTCATTTTGAGTTTTTTCACACACTTACATATAAACGGCGTTTATGTAGTCTATGTATTTTATACTGTTTTGTTGTTATGTTTATGATCTGTAAACGGTAAATTTACTAATACGCTTAATACACTAACCCAGATTGTAATTGGTCCAGTACTGTTATTTgggtactaaataaataaataaataaacctaGGGTCAAAAGGGACGTTCATTTTCcagagatctgcttggatgttatctctctaTCGCATTCTGGGATTTCTGAGTGGTCTTTTgactgtaggaatctcctcccataccagtcttacaagtcctCGTTATCCCTGGGGATATATGACGCAGTAAAGGTGTTAACAAAAAAGGAAGGAACATGTCTTATACATTTTGATTGAAAGAAATGAACTAAATTAATTAAACACTTACAACGAGAGGTACTTGCAACAATGATGACAATTCTTCCTGATCAACTATGGTTGTATTAGGATGCAACAGACCTCCTTGGTTACTGAGGACACAATATGATCCCACTAATACATTACTGGCAATGGTCTGTCTGAATACTTCAACTTTTAATGTATCAGCTATAAGTTCTTCTGTTTCCTAAAATATGTTCagcaataataaaaatatataaaaaatataaaaataagaagaaaatcAGACAGGGTTCACAGCGGAAAAAGCGTGTTTAGATCATATTTACACAGTTaatcaactaataaaaaaattaatgccAAAAATAGATCTGCCCATCTGGCTTTTGTGGATCTTAAGAAGGCATATGATAATATATACCTAGAACCAAACTATGATAAGCAATGGAAGACACTGAAGTTCCactaatattaataaaagcactctacaagaataacaaagtagctatcaaaagGAGGAATAGAATATGTagtccatttaagacgacaaagggGTTGCTCCACATCCCCTAGCCCgtttaaaatattcctggaaaaaaaCCCAAAAACAATGGAAAAGAAAGTGTGCCGGAATGAGTAGGGTAAGAAACGAATACacacaagacgaagatgacctctgttttatgatgagaaaactgAAACAGGAATTTACAAAGAATGTGAGGGATATAAACCtaaagtacaagtatttaggtttcataatatcgaacaactgaagaaaacaaaaaatagacCAGGTTAAAGAAGAGACTGGATACAAAAATTGAACctggtactgtgggataagaacttcagtataaaaacaaaataaatgtagaacaccatgacaagaagtatcttCACTTATGAGTATGAAAATTGGATAAGAAAACCCAAAACAAAATAGGAGCAACacatggaattcctaaggagaagttgcagactatagtatttttactacaaaagcgatattacgtaggtcaaaatttttgacgtaagagaactgtcaaaacatgagaatgtgacttttcattattgccatgtttattataaacatgccatggcaataatgaaaagtcacattctaatgttttgacagttctcttacgtcaaaaattttgacctacgtaatatcgtttttgtagtaaaaatactataacaaGAAGAAACTGAATAAATatcatagagattaagaaaagaatgggaatGAATTGAGATAGGTataatagacaacatagaacagaagagattaactgGGTACAGACCTGCCAGAAGAGCCGACCAAAAACGatagaataacagagtggagtcagataggaagagaggcagaccccgaagatctttcagagatgaagtggactaagcaatggaaagaagaaatctgcaaGGGGACTGGCAAAACGGAAGGAACTGGAAAGAACAACTGAGTAAAGGAATACGGTCAAAACTGTGGAAATCCCTAGTATATATGTATAAAGACTGTAATATTGACTTACTCTGTCTAAATCTGGATGAACCAGAGCTACATAATCATTACAAGCTATCACATTTCCAAGAGCAGACAACCTTTCTTCTACTCTGTGTACTTTTACTGTATCTGGTAGAGCATTTCTGATGTGCTGAAGTTCTGTATCGAATGTGGAACTTGGGACTAACAGACCATTCTTATTTCCTACACACATTCTTCCAATAATTCTACAACCTGCTAATGAAGCATGTACTACTGGTATTGTTTCACCTAACTCGCCTTCAAATGTACTAAAAATGAATAGGAATTGCGTATTTAAATCATTCAATtttaggaaaacaaaaaatcttaAATGTTGCACAACATTGTTCTTGTAGTATTTACCTGTAAAAGTTTTCTGAACCACCTATTCCTACAAGGCAGTAGGCATTTGTAAGTTTGGCGAAAACGCCTATTTCATTGTTATTTTCAAATTGGACACGTAATGCCATTTTTATAAGAAAGAATATCCACAAAAATTCAGTAAAAGTCGGCCCAACCAAACGTAAAAGTCAAGTCAAAAACACGTTTTTGATCAAGATATTCAAGATCAAACTTCAAGAAAAGACAGACAGATG is from Diabrotica virgifera virgifera chromosome 9, PGI_DIABVI_V3a and encodes:
- the LOC114329799 gene encoding cx9C motif-containing protein 4 gives rise to the protein MSTKDPCKPYACRIQACLKENRFQEKPCQTVIEDMRDCCRKWKDKSFVCGGIDISKKRETANNEQ
- the LOC114329800 gene encoding uncharacterized protein LOC114329800, with the translated sequence MESVKRAKERYRQYPLLLAKCRKEATSYATCVLKRDSVAMNDCKKEFVDFKTCLQKAATSLKTRI
- the LOC126892773 gene encoding GPI mannosyltransferase 1, which produces MVSLWSTFVNIHYKKHLLISIILRIVLVVYGIHHDQISKLKYTDIDYKVFTDASRHYLEGNSPYNRHTYRYSPLVAILLIPNVTLHHSFGKILFCSIDIIVALLIRLIVKNTIKEYECYKQKDSKKSKLQDISKLKNANGKNRKKLRQSNKQHLNVTKAELESKNYIDLMSDTAMMVWLYNPMTIAIGTRGNCDTLAGFLVLLTLYFLQCKRYIFLTGIIHGISIHFRLYPIIYSLTYFMFLSKYSFYTTEDRRKNLQKPLAIDETPNLKKLKNIENTIVQTSSMGGHKLVPQNVKTEKRTIFKKEYLVYLVPNLDQLKLISGCLLSLSFLTWYFYSLFGYTFLYETYLYHVLRKDPRHNFSLYFYLQYLTAWVKNIGYWQKALMILPQLVLILVFSVRYGLNRFSLNFSILTQTIVMVIYNGVLTSQYFVWVMAVLPLCLWQIKLSKLMGAVLLLIWYIAQGVWLLPAYLLEFQGQNTFLYIWIQSVSFFCANIAILGRLIMYFMPIHDKGE
- the LOC114329797 gene encoding eukaryotic translation initiation factor 6 translates to MALRVQFENNNEIGVFAKLTNAYCLVGIGGSENFYSTFEGELGETIPVVHASLAGCRIIGRMCVGNKNGLLVPSSTFDTELQHIRNALPDTVKVHRVEERLSALGNVIACNDYVALVHPDLDRETEELIADTLKVEVFRQTIASNVLVGSYCVLSNQGGLLHPNTTIVDQEELSSLLQVPLVAGTVNRGSEVVGAGLVVNDWCAFAGMDTTSTELTVIESVFRLNEAAPSNITSKMRATLIESMS